From a single Lolium rigidum isolate FL_2022 chromosome 7, APGP_CSIRO_Lrig_0.1, whole genome shotgun sequence genomic region:
- the LOC124676388 gene encoding COP9 signalosome complex subunit 8-like — protein MDLSTVNAALAAKSYPDLAPICDDLFLQVASQGAATDGWPYAVHLLAHLYLNDLNSARFLWKTVPQEVKDAHPELAAVWKIGQCLWNRDYAGVYTSVQGFEWGPEIADFVAAFVESYRKRIFELLTSAYSTISVADVAHFMGMSEEDATNYAVQNGWSLDAAAKMLTVTKQKPQTNQKLDASKLQRLTECVFHLEH, from the exons ATGGATCTCTCCACCGTGAACGCGGCGCTCGCCGCCAAGTCCTACCCCGACCTCGCCCCCATCTGCGACGACCTCTTCCTCCAG GTCGCGTCCCAGGGCGCCGCCACCGACGGCTGGCCCTACGCCGTCCACCTACTCGCCCACCTCTACCTCAACGACCT GAACAGCGCGAGGTTTCTGTGGAAGACGGTGCCTCAGGAGGTGAAGGACGCGCATCCGGAGCTTGCCGCCGTCTGGAAGATTGGCCAGTGCCTCTGGAACCGCGACTACGCCGGCGTCTACACGAGCGTACAGGGGTTCGAGTGGGGCCCTGAAATCGCTGATTTTGTGGCCGCCTTCGTAG AAAGCTACAGAAAGAGGATATTCGAGCTGTTGACTTCTGCATATTCCACAATCAGCGTTGCAGATGTGGCTCACTTCATGGGGATGAGCGAGGAGGATGCTACTAACT ATGCCGTGCAAAATGGTTGGAGTCTGGATGCGGCAGCCAAGATGCTTACCGTCACAAAACAAAAGCCGCAGACGAACCAGAAGCTCGATGCAAGCAAACTGCAGCGTTTAACTGAATGTGTTTTCCACCTGGAGCACTGA
- the LOC124676665 gene encoding ribonuclease P protein subunit p25-like, giving the protein MDRYQRVEKPREEAAIGANEIRITAQGRTRNYITYALALLQDEATEEIVIKAMGRAINKTVAIVELLKRRIVGLHQNNSIESIDITDTWEPLEEGLNILETTRHVSLITITLSKKELDTSSPGYQPPIPADQVRPPTDLDQDAEDLPSGRGRGRGRRGRGRGRGFSNGGAEYDDENADFEGPRGYRGRGRGRGRRGSFGPGRGYGGDGYVNEEAGGYYGGEYNAPPPQGYYEGDRERGRGRGRGRGRGRGGGRGRGPPPQGPPQE; this is encoded by the exons ATGGATCGGTACCAGAGGGTGGAGAagccgcgggaggaggcggccatCGGCGCCAACGAGATCCGCATCACCGCGCAGGGACGCACCCGCAACTACATCACCTACGCCCTCGCCCTGCTCCAG GATGAGGCCACAGAGGAAATTGTCATCAAGGCTATGGGGAGGGCTATCAACAAGACGGTGGCCATTGTAGAGCTTCTCAAG AGAAGGATCGTTGGGCTCCACCAGAATAACTCCATCGAGTCAATTGATATCACCGACACCTGGGAACCGTTGGAAGAAGGCCTTAACAT CCTTGAGACTACTCGCCATGTCTCCTTGATTACCATTACCTTGTCGAAGAAGGAGCTGGATACGTCGTCTCCTGG TTACCAGCCACCGATACCTGCTGATCAGGTCAGGCCACCAACTGACTTGGATCAGGATGCAGAGGACTTACCAAGTGGCCGTGGAAGAGGACGTGGCCGCCGAGGAAGGGGCAGAGGAAGAG GATTTAGCAATGGAGGGGCAGAATATGATGATGAGAATGCTGACTTTGAGGGTCCCCGGGGATATCGTGGCAGGGGGAGAGGAAGGGGTAGGCGGGGATCCTTTGGGCCTGGAAGGGGTTATGGTGGTGATGGCTATGTAAATGAAGAAGCTGGTGGTTATTATGGTGGGGAGTATAACGCACCTCCTCCGCAAGGATATTATG AAGGTGATAGGGAAAGGGGCCGAGGTCGGGGCAGAGGCCGTGGTCGTGGACGTGGTGGGGGTCGTGGCCGTGGACCTCCTCCTCAAGGACCTCCTCAAGAGTAG